From Osmerus mordax isolate fOsmMor3 chromosome 8, fOsmMor3.pri, whole genome shotgun sequence, a single genomic window includes:
- the si:dkey-126h10.1 gene encoding vesicular inhibitory amino acid transporter: MWRLQPSEGWGRRVGRWVGLGWTAWFLQEDEEALGLAQRDELSRTYVEEAQPNQTTRRESSYGTPPSSPDTQQEPRSSQTRSQTPSPRITTWEAGWNVTNAIQGIFVLGLPYALLQSGYLGLVLLPLAAVVCNYTGQILVSCLYEEDESGLPVRVRDSYEDVANASCRGLCPLYPRLGGWLVNLAQLLELVMTCTLYLVVSTNLLAHSLSSLPSALALAPGTSAALCPLVPLLVLLPCLLLADLRVVSKLSMLCSLAQLLTTLLVMLYCLGGAGGWAWETLPVLVPYDRMLVSVGVIIFSYTSQIFLPTLEGNMENRQEFCSMLGWTHGLACLLKTLFSLLAFLTWGANTREVITDNLPSPMRTMVNLCLLTKALLSYPLPFYAATELLLASIRGGGVMSKEGEGPPGLEVGSVALRGGLLLLTFLLAQLVPHFSLLMGLTGSVTGAAMSLILPCVFHLRLRWAALSGWSRMLDLIILTLGTICSLSGLLCSLHGLLQAVRDG; encoded by the exons ATGTGGCGGCTACAGCCCAGTGAAGGCTGGGGGCGACGGGTCGGACGGTGGGTCGGGCTGGGCTGGACCGCCTGGTTCCtccaggaggatgaagaggctcTGGGGCTGGCACAGAGGGACGAGCTGAGCAGGACGTATGTAGAGGAGGCTCAACCAAACCAGACTACCAGGAGGGAGAGCAGCTATGGAACCCCTCCTTCCAGCCCTGACACCCAGCAGGAGCCCCGCTCTTCTCAGACCAGGAGTCAGACTCCCAGTCCCAGGATCACTACCTGGGAGGCAGGCTGGAACGTGACCAATGCAAtccag GGTATCTTCGTGCTGGGCCTGCCCTATGCCTTGCTCCAAAGTGGCTACCTAGGGTTGGTGCTGCTCCCCCTGGCTGCAGTGGTGTGTAACTACACCGGCCAGATCCTGGTGTCCTGTCTGTATGAGGAGGACGAGAGCGGCCTCCCGGTCCGTGTGCGAGACTCCTATGAGGACGTGGCCAACGCCAGCTGCCGGGGCTTGTGCCCGCTGTACCCTCGcctgggtggctggctggtgaACCTGGcacagctgctggagctggTCATGACCTGCACGCTCTACCTGGTGGTGAGCACCAACCTCCTGGCCCACAGTCTGTCCTCCCTACCctcggccctggccctggccccagGCACCTCCGCAGCCCTCTGCCCCCTGGTGCCTCTCCTGGTGCTGCTGCCCTGCCTGCTGCTGGCTGACCTGAGAGTGGTGTCCAAGCTCAGCATGCTCTGCTCCTTGGCCCAGCTCCTCACCACTCTGCTGGTCATGCTCTACTGCCTGGGTGGGGccgggggctgggcctgggagaCTCTTCCTGTTTTGGTACCCTATGATAGGATGCTGGTGTCGGTGGGCGTGATTATCTTCAGCTACACCTCACAGATATTTCTGCCGACACTGGAAGGAAAcatggagaacag ACAGGAGTTCTGCTCCATGCTGGGCTGGACCCATGGCCTGGCCTGTCTACTGAAGACCCTGTTCTCCTTGCTGGCCTTTCTTACCTGGGGGGCCAACACCCGCGAGGTCATCACCGACAACCTGCCTTCCCCCATGAGGACGATGGTCAACCTCTGTCTGCTCACCAAGGCTCTGCTCTcttaccccctccccttctATGCTGCCACCGAGCTCCTACTGGCCAGTataagagggggtggggttatgagtaaggaaggggaggggcctccAG GCTTGGAGGTGGGCTCTGTGGCCCTGAGGGGTGGGCTCTTGCTGCTCACCTTCCTATTGGCTCAGCTTGTACCCCACTTCTCCCTGCTGATGGGGTTGACAGGGAGTGTGACGGGCGCGGCCATGAGCCTCATCCTGCCCTGTGTGTTCCACCTGCGACTGCGCTGGGCGGCGCTGAGTGGGTGGAGCCGAATGCTGGACCTCATCATCCTGACTCTTGGCACCATCTGCAGCCTATCTGGTTTGCTCTGCTCTCTACATGGCCTGCTGCAGGCAGTcagagatggatag